A stretch of the Chlorobiota bacterium genome encodes the following:
- a CDS encoding NADH-quinone oxidoreductase subunit I — protein MSILSDIWQGVKTTLIGMKITIPYIWKKPITVQYPHARIELPQHSRNRLYVNMDDCIGCDQCSRACPVNCITIETAKSTSGDNPGTTSNGKKKSLWVTKFDIDIAKCCYCGLCTFPCPTECIVMTNVYEFAEEERNNLIYNYITLTPEEVQKKIALSNNADALVAAAKSGVKPAESAISTVPTAPVSTGDSEKDKKIAEMQAKIAAAKAKTGIVDQAPSVNNLEDEKARKIAEMKAKIEALKKAKGV, from the coding sequence ATGAGTATACTTTCAGATATATGGCAGGGTGTAAAAACTACCTTAATTGGTATGAAAATAACCATTCCCTACATTTGGAAAAAACCTATAACTGTTCAGTACCCACATGCAAGAATAGAACTACCTCAACATTCTCGTAATAGATTGTATGTAAATATGGATGATTGTATCGGTTGTGACCAATGTTCTAGAGCATGCCCAGTAAATTGTATTACAATTGAAACTGCAAAATCTACATCTGGTGATAACCCTGGAACAACTTCAAATGGTAAGAAAAAATCATTGTGGGTAACAAAATTTGATATTGATATAGCTAAATGTTGTTATTGTGGTTTATGTACATTTCCATGCCCTACAGAATGTATAGTTATGACTAATGTTTATGAATTTGCTGAAGAAGAAAGGAATAATTTAATCTATAATTATATTACTTTAACTCCAGAGGAAGTACAAAAGAAAATTGCTTTATCGAACAATGCTGATGCACTTGTTGCAGCTGCAAAATCTGGAGTAAAGCCAGCTGAGTCAGCAATATCAACAGTTCCAACAGCTCCAGTTTCAACAGGTGATTCTGAAAAAGATAAAAAGATTGCTGAAATGCAAGCTAAAATAGCTGCAGCTAAAGCTAAAACTGGTATAGTAGATCAAGCTCCAAGTGTCAATAATTTAGAAGATGAAAAAGCAAGAAAAATTGCTGAAATGAAAGCTAAAATTGAAGCTCTTAAAAAAGCCAAAGGGGTTTAA
- a CDS encoding NADH-quinone oxidoreductase subunit H, translating to MQDFLVNILGKSAIPYIVVASLPLVFILLFAVFAIIAEMKVSAWMQHRVGPMEVGLKGLLQPLADIIKLIQKESIRPLKADKWLFQISPFLVFMGSFASFAVVPFSPFYIGADLNVGIYYLIAVSSIVVIGIFMAGWASNNKYTMIGGVRSVAQIISYEIPGGFVILALVMFAGTLSMQDIIVQQTGGFWNWYLFGGPKAISIISPITGMVVSTPGTWWSVILIPMFFLAAIIVYICGLAETNRVPFDLPEAESELVAGYNTEYTAMKYAIFYLAEYANMFVVCAVSVTLFLGGWLSPFPKFIVQYMGMNNNVAIGVEGLFWFVSKGIALVMLQILLRWTLPRLRVDQLMHLCWKMFLPIGFVMVVIVGIWITYVAPNPKLLPKISSVESLVK from the coding sequence GTGCAAGATTTTTTAGTAAATATACTTGGTAAAAGTGCAATACCTTATATTGTTGTTGCTTCTCTCCCATTAGTTTTTATTCTTCTTTTTGCTGTATTTGCAATTATTGCTGAAATGAAAGTTTCAGCATGGATGCAGCATAGAGTAGGACCAATGGAAGTGGGTTTAAAAGGTTTGCTTCAGCCGTTAGCTGATATTATTAAGCTCATTCAAAAAGAATCAATAAGACCATTAAAAGCTGATAAATGGCTTTTTCAAATTAGCCCATTTTTAGTTTTTATGGGTTCGTTCGCTTCTTTTGCCGTTGTTCCTTTTAGTCCGTTTTATATTGGTGCAGATTTAAATGTTGGTATTTATTATTTGATAGCAGTATCTTCAATTGTAGTTATTGGAATTTTCATGGCAGGATGGGCTTCTAACAATAAATATACAATGATTGGTGGTGTTAGATCTGTGGCTCAAATTATTAGTTATGAAATTCCTGGTGGATTTGTAATTTTAGCCTTGGTTATGTTCGCCGGAACTTTGTCAATGCAAGATATTATAGTTCAACAAACTGGTGGATTTTGGAATTGGTATTTATTTGGAGGTCCAAAGGCAATAAGTATTATTTCCCCAATAACTGGAATGGTGGTTTCTACTCCAGGAACTTGGTGGAGTGTTATTTTAATCCCAATGTTTTTTTTGGCTGCAATTATTGTTTATATCTGTGGTTTAGCAGAAACAAATCGAGTTCCTTTTGATTTACCAGAAGCTGAATCTGAGCTTGTTGCAGGATACAATACTGAATATACAGCAATGAAATATGCAATATTTTATTTAGCTGAATATGCAAATATGTTTGTTGTTTGTGCTGTTTCTGTTACCTTGTTTTTAGGTGGATGGCTTTCACCATTTCCTAAATTTATTGTTCAATATATGGGAATGAATAATAATGTTGCAATAGGTGTTGAAGGTTTGTTTTGGTTTGTTTCCAAAGGAATAGCTTTAGTTATGCTGCAAATTCTTTTGAGATGGACTCTACCAAGGTTAAGAGTAGATCAATTAATGCATTTATGTTGGAAAATGTTTTTACCTATTGGATTTGTAATGGTTGTAATAGTAGGAATTTGGATTACATATGTTGCTCCTAATCCAAAATTATTACCTAAAATTTCTTCTGTTGAAAGTTTAGTTAAATAG
- the nuoK gene encoding NADH-quinone oxidoreductase subunit NuoK — MTNILGLPHFLSIGAILFSVGIFCVTTRKNAVMLLMGIELILNSANINFVAFSRFSPVDSPIMMTGQVATVFVMVLAACEAAIALAIVLNIYKQFSNINVEDIDMLRD, encoded by the coding sequence ATTACTAATATTTTGGGACTACCACATTTTCTTTCTATTGGAGCTATTCTATTTTCTGTTGGTATATTTTGTGTAACCACACGTAAAAATGCAGTTATGTTACTTATGGGTATTGAACTTATTTTAAATTCTGCAAATATTAATTTTGTTGCTTTTTCAAGATTTAGTCCAGTTGATTCACCAATTATGATGACCGGTCAAGTTGCAACAGTTTTTGTAATGGTTTTAGCTGCTTGTGAAGCAGCAATAGCTTTAGCAATAGTTTTGAATATTTACAAACAATTTTCAAATATTAATGTTGAAGATATTGATATGTTACGAGATTAA
- a CDS encoding NADH-quinone oxidoreductase subunit M, with product MDNSTILLLTALLPLLGMVVVLALPKNSTSAIRYTSLGITVLQLVLSLVLWKAFDNSLGGINDPKSMQFVTKIPWLDLNTGVLGKLHIDFFFGVDGLSMPMILLTSIVFCVATLSSFTIGKNQKGYFALLLLLNTGVMGTFCSLDFFLFYVFWELMLLPMYFLIGVWGGPRREYAAIKFFLYTLAGSVFMLLAIIGLYYSSNVGTGKEIVHTFDMLAMMNPANYIPGSILAPAVAGKFALTDMRLWAFIALFVGFAIKVPMFPFHTWLPDAHVEAPTPISVILAGVLLKLGTYGMLRICFSIIPDAASDPRVMQSIAIFGFVGIVYGAFCAMAQKDMKKLIAYSSVSHMGYVLLGLASMNTIGFSGAVFQMFNHGTITSMLFLLVGVVYDRVHDRTIDKFGGLANIMPGYFFIVAIAFFAALGLPGLSGWWSESFVFIGAWKNEYTRIWTIFSLLGVVLGAAYMLWLLQRVFLGTLKTKEWEKLLPDMDKREWLMLIPLTLITVALGIWPSPILNMMNSSCNALVTFVQQSAPQVTQTAVNLIK from the coding sequence ATGGACAACAGTACAATTTTATTATTAACTGCTCTATTGCCCTTATTAGGCATGGTGGTTGTTCTTGCACTTCCTAAAAATTCAACATCTGCAATTCGTTATACATCATTAGGTATTACTGTTTTGCAATTGGTTCTTTCGTTAGTTCTTTGGAAAGCATTCGATAATTCTTTAGGTGGAATTAATGATCCAAAAAGTATGCAATTCGTTACTAAAATTCCATGGTTAGATTTAAACACTGGTGTTTTAGGTAAACTTCATATTGATTTTTTCTTTGGGGTAGATGGTTTATCAATGCCAATGATTTTACTAACATCAATTGTATTTTGTGTTGCAACTTTAAGTTCATTTACAATTGGTAAAAACCAAAAGGGATATTTTGCATTGTTGCTTCTATTAAATACTGGAGTTATGGGAACTTTCTGTTCACTTGACTTCTTTTTGTTTTATGTATTTTGGGAACTTATGTTATTACCAATGTATTTTCTTATTGGAGTTTGGGGTGGACCTAGAAGGGAATATGCTGCTATAAAATTCTTTTTATATACATTGGCTGGTTCTGTATTCATGCTTTTAGCAATCATTGGATTATATTACTCATCAAATGTTGGGACTGGTAAAGAAATAGTACATACATTCGATATGTTAGCAATGATGAATCCTGCAAATTATATACCTGGTAGTATCCTTGCCCCTGCTGTTGCTGGAAAATTTGCTTTAACGGATATGCGGCTTTGGGCTTTTATCGCATTATTTGTTGGGTTCGCAATTAAAGTACCTATGTTCCCATTCCATACTTGGTTGCCTGACGCTCATGTTGAAGCACCAACCCCAATTTCAGTTATCCTTGCAGGTGTTCTTTTAAAATTAGGTACTTATGGAATGCTTAGAATTTGTTTTTCAATAATTCCTGATGCGGCTTCTGACCCAAGAGTTATGCAGTCAATAGCGATATTTGGTTTTGTTGGTATTGTATATGGAGCATTTTGTGCTATGGCTCAAAAAGATATGAAAAAGCTAATTGCTTATTCTTCAGTATCACATATGGGTTATGTTCTATTAGGTTTAGCATCTATGAATACAATAGGGTTTAGTGGTGCTGTATTTCAGATGTTTAACCATGGAACTATTACTTCAATGCTATTCTTGTTAGTTGGTGTTGTTTATGACCGTGTTCATGATAGAACTATAGATAAATTTGGTGGATTAGCGAACATAATGCCTGGATATTTTTTCATTGTTGCAATAGCTTTTTTTGCAGCGTTAGGTCTGCCAGGTTTGTCTGGTTGGTGGAGTGAATCATTTGTATTCATAGGCGCTTGGAAAAATGAATATACACGAATCTGGACAATATTTTCATTACTAGGTGTTGTTTTAGGTGCAGCTTATATGCTTTGGTTATTACAAAGGGTATTTTTGGGAACTTTAAAAACAAAAGAATGGGAAAAACTATTACCTGATATGGATAAACGAGAATGGTTAATGTTGATTCCACTTACTTTGATAACTGTTGCATTAGGAATTTGGCCTTCACCAATTTTAAATATGATGAATTCAAGTTGTAATGCTTTAGTAACTTTTGTTCAACAAAGTGCACCACAAGTAACTCAAACAGCTGTTAATTTAATTAAGTAA
- a CDS encoding NADH-quinone oxidoreductase subunit J → MYDFIFIVFAIITVGSSLFVAFAKSIAHAAFALVATLFGVAGLFVMLGADFVGVSQLLVYVGGILILFLFGMMLTSNIDKLGEDKPSTGKLLPGSIASSAIGGMLLAIIWSNPVWTKATVKQIPAGMNTTSILGAMYLKDFLPIFLGVSIAMLIALVGAAMIARSDK, encoded by the coding sequence ATGTACGATTTTATATTCATAGTATTTGCTATTATTACTGTTGGGAGTAGCTTATTTGTTGCCTTTGCTAAAAGCATAGCACATGCTGCTTTTGCACTTGTTGCAACTCTTTTTGGAGTTGCTGGGTTATTTGTTATGCTAGGGGCAGATTTTGTTGGTGTTTCACAGCTTTTGGTTTATGTAGGTGGAATACTTATTCTTTTTCTATTTGGAATGATGTTAACTTCTAATATAGATAAACTTGGAGAAGATAAACCTTCAACAGGTAAGCTATTGCCAGGGAGCATTGCCTCAAGCGCTATTGGAGGTATGTTGTTAGCAATTATTTGGTCAAATCCTGTTTGGACTAAAGCTACTGTTAAACAAATTCCAGCAGGTATGAACACTACAAGTATTTTAGGTGCAATGTATCTTAAAGATTTTTTACCAATTTTCTTAGGTGTTTCTATTGCTATGCTAATTGCATTAGTTGGTGCTGCTATGATTGCTAGAAGTGACAAGTAA
- the nuoL gene encoding NADH-quinone oxidoreductase subunit L has translation MNSVLNISLIILILPFVGFILQLILGKMKKPSDYIIDPHDTHHAGHNEGEHHAHSEHSTDEHHGELRLTVPEIRGPWTQSDQTRAYKLTWISTGIMGICLALSLYVAYLTLSTPLPEGKPNYYPKAQVTWNWLNFNDGANNGLSEKIKNSTPVSYKVDLGILADNLAAIMLVVVTLISFLVHLFSSEYMREPGMHAGRFNRFYAYLGIFTFSMLGIVLANNILMIYIFWELVGVSSYLLIGFWYERSGPQYANKKAFITNRVGDIGMFAGIMILYTQLGTLQMTEVFDMIAKGMIPYGSEAWLTAAGILLFCGAIGKSAQFPLNIWLPDAMEGPTPVSALIHAATMVAAGVYLTARIFPLLTGDAMLFVAFIGATTAFIAATIALTQWDMKKVLAFSTVSQLGYMVMALGVGAYQAAIFHLVTHAMFKACMFLCSGSVIHAMHHSLHHLHDHSRDPQDMRNMGGLKGKMRITFIACVLATCAISGLPLFSGYMSKDEILAGAWAFGSLSSSAVAKYVVIIGYGVAGLTAFYMWRMIFLTFFGKPKAQDIYDHIKENPKVMTTPLIILASLSLWVFYGANPLNPGDGWFMKNWVQTPTNVTPSSSAPHFISQDLESKSTENNTIETHNKEGENESGKLAVFQEAIEHKLHELHSTGIPHVASIPALLSLLVAGCGIAFAFFKYGKKDATGQQVSWDAPKGLQAFSYNRWYQDNFYEKIFPVGFSLLLMKAFAWFDTNVVDGIVNGVATVTRGVGVAIGGFDKYVIDGLVNFIGGLTQFLGLIMRQFQTGRIQTYLVYILLGVILLFFLFR, from the coding sequence ATGAATTCTGTTTTAAATATCTCTCTTATAATTCTTATTCTTCCTTTTGTGGGTTTTATTTTACAACTCATTTTAGGTAAAATGAAGAAACCTTCAGATTATATTATTGACCCTCACGATACGCATCATGCTGGACATAATGAAGGTGAGCATCATGCTCATTCTGAACATTCAACTGATGAACATCATGGTGAATTACGTTTAACTGTACCTGAAATTCGTGGACCTTGGACTCAATCAGATCAAACAAGAGCCTATAAGTTAACTTGGATATCTACAGGTATAATGGGTATTTGTTTAGCTTTGTCTTTGTATGTGGCATACTTGACATTATCAACACCATTACCTGAAGGAAAACCAAATTATTATCCAAAAGCTCAAGTTACTTGGAATTGGTTAAATTTTAATGATGGTGCGAATAATGGTTTATCTGAAAAAATTAAAAATTCTACACCAGTTTCATATAAAGTTGATTTAGGAATTTTAGCTGATAATCTTGCAGCAATTATGCTAGTTGTTGTAACTCTTATATCATTCTTAGTCCATTTATTCTCAAGTGAATATATGAGAGAACCTGGTATGCATGCTGGTAGATTCAATAGGTTTTATGCTTATTTAGGTATTTTTACTTTTTCTATGTTAGGTATAGTACTAGCCAATAACATATTGATGATTTATATCTTTTGGGAGTTAGTAGGTGTTAGTTCTTATCTTTTGATTGGCTTTTGGTATGAAAGATCCGGTCCTCAATATGCTAACAAAAAAGCGTTTATCACTAATAGAGTTGGAGATATTGGAATGTTTGCTGGTATAATGATTCTTTACACTCAGTTAGGTACTTTACAGATGACCGAGGTATTTGATATGATTGCAAAGGGAATGATACCTTACGGATCTGAAGCATGGTTAACTGCTGCTGGAATATTGTTGTTTTGTGGGGCTATTGGTAAATCAGCTCAATTTCCTTTAAACATTTGGTTACCAGATGCAATGGAAGGACCAACTCCTGTATCTGCCTTAATTCATGCAGCTACTATGGTTGCAGCTGGAGTTTACTTAACTGCAAGAATATTTCCACTATTAACTGGCGATGCAATGTTGTTTGTAGCTTTTATTGGAGCTACAACCGCTTTCATTGCTGCAACTATTGCTCTTACGCAATGGGATATGAAAAAAGTATTAGCTTTTTCAACAGTATCCCAATTAGGTTATATGGTTATGGCTCTTGGAGTTGGTGCATATCAAGCTGCCATATTTCATCTTGTAACTCATGCAATGTTTAAAGCTTGTATGTTTTTATGTTCAGGTTCCGTTATTCATGCAATGCATCACTCTCTTCATCATCTCCATGACCATTCTCGCGATCCACAAGACATGAGAAATATGGGTGGTTTGAAAGGTAAAATGAGAATAACTTTTATTGCATGTGTTTTAGCAACTTGTGCAATTTCAGGTCTTCCTTTGTTTAGTGGTTATATGTCAAAAGATGAGATATTAGCTGGAGCTTGGGCATTTGGCTCGTTATCTTCAAGTGCTGTTGCTAAATATGTTGTTATTATAGGTTATGGAGTTGCTGGACTTACTGCTTTTTATATGTGGAGAATGATATTTTTAACATTTTTTGGTAAACCAAAAGCTCAAGATATTTATGACCATATTAAAGAAAATCCAAAGGTAATGACAACCCCTTTAATTATTTTAGCTTCATTATCATTATGGGTGTTTTATGGTGCAAATCCACTAAATCCTGGAGATGGTTGGTTTATGAAAAATTGGGTTCAAACTCCTACAAACGTTACACCATCTTCTAGTGCTCCACATTTTATCTCACAAGATTTAGAGTCAAAAAGTACCGAAAATAATACCATTGAAACACATAATAAAGAAGGCGAAAATGAATCTGGTAAGTTAGCAGTTTTTCAAGAGGCTATTGAACATAAATTACATGAACTTCATTCAACTGGTATTCCTCACGTTGCAAGTATTCCTGCTTTGTTATCTCTGTTAGTTGCGGGTTGTGGCATTGCATTTGCATTCTTTAAATATGGTAAAAAAGATGCAACTGGTCAGCAAGTAAGTTGGGATGCTCCTAAAGGGTTGCAAGCGTTCTCTTATAATAGGTGGTATCAAGATAATTTTTATGAGAAGATATTTCCTGTTGGATTTTCTTTATTGTTAATGAAAGCTTTTGCTTGGTTTGATACAAATGTTGTTGATGGAATTGTTAATGGTGTTGCAACTGTAACCCGTGGAGTTGGAGTTGCTATTGGTGGGTTTGATAAGTATGTTATAGATGGATTGGTTAATTTTATTGGCGGATTAACTCAATTCTTAGGTTTGATTATGCGCCAATTTCAAACTGGAAGAATCCAAACATATTTGGTTTATATTTTGCTGGGAGTAATTTTATTATTCTTTTTGTTTAGGTAA